A region from the Benincasa hispida cultivar B227 chromosome 10, ASM972705v1, whole genome shotgun sequence genome encodes:
- the LOC120087577 gene encoding uncharacterized protein LOC120087577, giving the protein MEIFSNGIISIEEGKDSVLGAPYPKPFFTHKVSFPALEILRIDGGNSLEMLWNKNKPIASSFCKLREISIENCNKLRCMFPWSIVKSLAFLETLNIFSCELLERIFETEKRSFATEEEENGEIVFNRLSRLEFDNLPSLLCFHSGKCTLKFVALNFLKIRRCHDMKTFSYGITNTPNLQAVEIGENEVPVSPTKGINDIIQAFFTQEIEFLQSMRDVELRLKRVKRGFWHKLNSFPQLECLRLIGCEDDDMVCLPSEVSEVLYNIRTFKIENALQLVHVFENEVLTTNNHVQRCAKLKEIYLWDLPKLTHVWKESSEVITVSLDSLEHMEVRRCENLKCIVPSSFSFLNLRTLIVNNCNRMVNLFSSSVANNLENLEKIEISDCTGMTSIVIADEENGEIIFKKLRCLGLDNLPRLFSFYSGKCMLKFPSLETLDIFQCNQMETFSVGMVSTASLESMTIGESEFIISPTRDINVIIQHIFTDRNRMEGSKEKREG; this is encoded by the exons gtttcatttcctgcattggagATTTTAAGGATTGATGGAGGAAATAGTTTGGAGATGTTATGGAATAAGAATAAGCCGATTGCAAGTTCCTTTTGCAAACTTCGAGAGATAAGTATTGAAAACTGCAACAAGTTGAGATGCATGTTTCCTTGGAGTATAGTGAAATCACTTGCTTTTTTAGAAACACTGAATATCTTTTCTTGTGAGTTATTAGAAAGGATATTTGAAACCGAAAAGCGGAGTTTTgcaacagaagaagaagaaaatggtgaAATTGTGTTCAACAGACTGAGTCGTCTGGAATTTGATAATTTACCAAGCCTACTTTGTTTTCACTCTGGAAAATGCACACTTAAATTTGTTGCCTTGAATTTCTTGAAGATAAGAAGATGCCATGAtatgaaaacattttcatatGGAATAACAAACACTCCCAATTTGCAAGCCGTCGAGATAGGAGAAAATGAAGTTCCAGTATCACCAACAAAGGGGATAAATGACATTATCCAAGCTTTTTTCACACAAGAG ATTGAATTCCTCCAGAGCATGAGAGATGTGGAATTGAGGTTGAAGAGAGTGAAGAGAGGCTTTTGGCATAAATTGAACTCATTCCCCCAACTCGAATGTCTTAGACTGATTGGTTGTGAGGATGACGACATGGTTTGTTTACCATCGGAAGTGAGTGAAGTATTATACAATATTAGAACTTTCAAAATCGAAAATGCCCTTCAATTGGTACACGTGtttgaaaatgaagtattaACTACAAACAATCATGTTCAAAGATGTGCAAAGTTGAAGGAGATATATTTGTGGGATCTTCCTAAGCTTACGCACGTGTGGAAAGAAAGTAGTGAAGTCATCACAGTTAGTTTGGATAGTTTGGAACATATGGAGGTAAGGAGatgtgagaatttgaaatgcaTAGTGCCATCGTCATTCTCATTCTTAAACTTGAGGACTCTTATCGTCAATAATTGCAATCGAATGGTGAATTTGTTTAGCTCTTCAGTGGCAAACAATCTGGAAAATCTCGAAAAGATTGAAATATCTGATTGTACAGGAATGACATCTATAGTCATTGcagatgaagaaaatggtgaaattattttcaaaaaactccGTTGTCTAGGACTTGATAATTTACCAAGACTATTCAGCTTTTACTCTGGAAAATGTATGCTTAAGTTTCCATCCTTGGAGACATTGGACATATTTCAATGCAATCAAATGGAGACATTTTCAGTTGGAATGGTAAGCACAGCTAGTTTGGAATCCATGACGATAGGAGAAAGTGAATTTATAATCTCACCAACACGGGACATAAATGTTATTATCCAACATATTTTCACAGATCGCAATAG gATGGAGGGAAGTAAGGAGAAGCGTGAAGGTTAA